The following coding sequences are from one Streptomyces sp. NBC_00536 window:
- a CDS encoding class I SAM-dependent methyltransferase, translated as MSMPRDDAYGAWFYESQQDGSARSAGRVLPLVFDLVRPSSVVDLGCGTGSWLAAARALGVETVLGVDGDWVAESALRIPPDRFLRHDLSHPLRLEGTRFDLAMTLEAAEHLDQGRAASLVADLCALSDVVLFSAAIPGQTGSDHRNEQWPTYWREHFGRWGYELVDCLRTRLWDDPEIEPWYAQNAFLYVSADRLAADERLRAAAAETGRMPLCAVHPGLLALFSKPFAPADPAPPVRRAAPLRFTSPAPRDAPGRIRG; from the coding sequence ATGTCGATGCCCCGCGACGACGCGTACGGCGCGTGGTTCTACGAGAGTCAGCAGGACGGCTCGGCCCGCTCGGCCGGGCGGGTGCTGCCACTGGTCTTCGATCTGGTGCGGCCCTCCAGCGTGGTCGACCTCGGGTGCGGCACCGGTTCCTGGCTGGCGGCCGCCCGCGCACTCGGCGTGGAGACGGTCCTCGGGGTCGACGGGGACTGGGTCGCCGAGAGCGCCCTGCGGATCCCGCCCGACCGCTTCCTGCGGCACGACCTCTCGCACCCGCTCCGGCTGGAGGGGACCCGGTTCGACCTGGCCATGACCCTGGAAGCGGCCGAGCACCTGGACCAGGGCCGCGCCGCCTCCCTGGTCGCCGATCTCTGCGCCCTGTCCGACGTGGTGCTGTTCTCGGCCGCGATCCCCGGCCAGACCGGCAGCGACCACCGCAACGAGCAGTGGCCGACCTACTGGCGCGAGCACTTCGGCCGGTGGGGCTACGAACTCGTCGACTGCCTGCGCACACGGCTCTGGGACGACCCGGAGATCGAACCCTGGTACGCGCAGAACGCCTTCCTGTACGTGAGCGCCGACCGCCTCGCCGCCGACGAGCGCCTGCGCGCGGCCGCGGCGGAGACGGGCCGGATGCCGCTGTGCGCGGTGCACCCCGGGCTGCTGGCCCTCTTCTCGAAGCCCTTCGCCCCCGCGGATCCGGCGCCCCCGGTGCGGCGCGCGGCGCCGCTGCGCTTCACCTCGCCGGCACCGCGAGACGCTCCAGGGCGAATCCGCGGTTGA
- a CDS encoding tetratricopeptide repeat protein: protein MGERRLGVVLVHGFRSGPGAWDPLRALIAGDDGLGFVDTLPFGYATGLGRLHPLRVNPSIDTAADSLGEYLATEAGGFEELMLVTHSQGGLVAQRLLARMLGDGRGRELARIRAVVMLACPNNGSELMLSLRRGLFGSGHPQESQLRPLNEQVTRTLRTVLRDVVGAREVTERTCPIPFAVYAGESDGVVSPASAQSVFPDAAALPGDHSGILKATTADHRTFTTLRRLILRTRTGPGPGGPSVGGAAGAAGTAGDAGEAAPSAPPPSSPPPPSVEETVAGLPARSTTFTGRAAAVEALLALLAPFGDPAPAGGDPAPAEPEASVAPTAPARAATVGVVVGMPGVGKTELVLQSAERALREPGWFPGGFLFADLAGYDPDPARRATPADVLDDFLRTLGVPAEGIPPGTDARSALLRSTLAARAARGLRTLVLLDNAGGEQQVRPLLPGDPATPALITSRTKLAVGARPFAVQVLDGPTSVDLLREALRYAGPADTRIESDPEAALRIAELCAGLPLALHIVAALLVDFPTRPPADLGRALQAEHTRLDRLELGDRAVRAAFDLSYRHLTAEQARLFRLLPVNPGPDVSTETAARLAALDEEQTAVLLQELGRAHLIEPGRTWGRWRMHDLLRLYADETGERSAGEDERDAVRRRLFDHYWITALTAVTLLRPDPDGPLTDRFDTPAQAQAWLEDERHNVTLVASSGTAFGPADGTLMLGLNLGEWFERHRYLDDWSVVADSAVHTARSAGQRRFEARALDQSGNCLRLSRRFPEAIARHREAIAIFQELGDTGGEGNALSNLGVALRHAHRYDEAIAVLSESVRLCRDRGDGRFLGMALGNLGIALRQLGRYEAAVAVQRETVALSRAHGDRRSEARGLCNLANSLVATGSYGEAEASAGHAVLLFAELRDEHGRAGALSVLGTVLNAAGRFGEAVGPLHDAAVTLGRREDVHGRALALVNLGSALVKTDEAEYAVSVLREATDILRECDDPAREAEACKSLGLALCITERSGAAVAVYQRAVDLRHGLGDRSGEGEAWLVLASCLGLAGRPEEAVAAAVRAVGVLSETREPRLLAPALTELGTALLRAGRPAEALTPLDQAERLARESGDRAEEAMALSARGAALRSLGRPEEAAAATARAVEIHRG, encoded by the coding sequence GTGGGAGAGCGTCGGCTGGGCGTGGTGCTCGTACACGGGTTCCGGTCGGGTCCCGGCGCCTGGGATCCGCTCCGGGCGCTGATCGCCGGAGACGACGGCCTCGGGTTCGTGGACACGCTCCCCTTCGGGTACGCGACGGGGCTGGGGCGGCTCCATCCGCTGCGGGTGAACCCGAGCATCGACACCGCGGCGGACAGCCTGGGGGAGTACCTGGCCACGGAGGCCGGCGGCTTCGAGGAACTGATGCTGGTCACCCACAGCCAGGGCGGCCTGGTCGCCCAGCGGCTGCTGGCCCGCATGCTCGGCGACGGGCGGGGGCGGGAACTGGCCCGGATCCGGGCCGTCGTCATGCTGGCCTGCCCCAACAACGGCTCCGAGCTGATGCTGTCGCTGCGCCGCGGACTGTTCGGCTCCGGTCACCCGCAGGAGAGCCAGCTGCGGCCGCTGAACGAGCAGGTCACCCGTACCCTCAGGACCGTCCTGCGGGACGTCGTGGGGGCGCGGGAAGTCACCGAACGCACCTGCCCGATCCCCTTCGCGGTCTACGCGGGAGAGAGCGACGGAGTCGTGTCGCCCGCCTCCGCGCAGAGCGTCTTCCCCGACGCCGCGGCCCTGCCCGGCGACCATTCCGGCATCCTCAAGGCCACCACGGCGGACCACCGGACCTTCACCACCCTGCGTCGCCTCATCCTGCGCACCCGGACCGGCCCGGGCCCCGGCGGCCCCTCGGTGGGCGGAGCGGCGGGGGCGGCAGGGACGGCCGGTGACGCCGGGGAGGCCGCGCCATCGGCGCCCCCGCCGTCCTCGCCGCCCCCGCCGTCCGTGGAAGAGACCGTGGCGGGACTGCCCGCGCGCTCGACGACCTTCACCGGCCGCGCGGCGGCCGTCGAGGCCCTGCTCGCGCTGCTCGCACCCTTCGGCGACCCGGCCCCGGCCGGAGGCGACCCGGCCCCGGCCGAACCGGAAGCCTCAGTGGCTCCCACCGCCCCCGCGCGAGCGGCCACGGTGGGCGTGGTGGTCGGGATGCCCGGGGTCGGCAAGACCGAGCTGGTGCTGCAGAGCGCCGAACGCGCGCTGCGCGAACCCGGCTGGTTCCCCGGCGGGTTCCTCTTCGCCGACCTGGCGGGCTACGACCCCGACCCCGCGCGCCGCGCCACCCCCGCCGACGTCCTCGACGACTTCCTGCGCACCCTCGGCGTCCCCGCCGAGGGCATCCCGCCCGGTACGGACGCCCGTTCCGCCCTGCTGCGCAGCACCCTGGCCGCCCGGGCCGCGCGGGGCCTGCGGACCCTCGTGCTCCTCGACAACGCGGGCGGCGAGCAGCAGGTGCGGCCCCTGCTGCCCGGCGATCCGGCGACGCCCGCACTCATCACCTCGCGCACCAAACTGGCCGTCGGCGCACGCCCGTTCGCGGTCCAGGTGCTGGACGGGCCGACCTCGGTCGACCTCCTCCGCGAGGCCCTGCGGTACGCCGGCCCCGCGGACACCCGGATCGAGTCGGACCCCGAAGCCGCCCTGCGGATCGCCGAGTTGTGCGCGGGGCTGCCGCTCGCGCTGCACATCGTCGCGGCGCTGCTCGTGGACTTCCCGACCCGCCCGCCCGCGGACCTCGGCCGCGCCCTCCAGGCCGAACACACCCGGCTGGACCGCCTCGAACTGGGCGACCGGGCCGTGCGGGCCGCCTTCGACCTGTCCTACCGGCACCTGACCGCGGAGCAGGCGCGGCTCTTCCGGCTGCTGCCCGTCAATCCCGGACCCGACGTGTCCACCGAGACCGCCGCCCGCCTCGCCGCGCTGGACGAGGAACAAACGGCGGTGCTCCTGCAGGAGTTGGGCCGCGCCCATCTGATCGAGCCCGGCCGGACGTGGGGCCGCTGGCGGATGCACGACCTGCTGCGCCTGTACGCCGACGAGACGGGGGAGCGGAGCGCGGGGGAGGACGAGCGGGACGCCGTACGCCGACGGCTGTTCGACCACTACTGGATCACGGCACTGACGGCCGTCACCCTGCTGCGCCCCGATCCGGACGGCCCGCTCACGGACAGGTTCGACACGCCCGCGCAGGCGCAGGCCTGGCTGGAGGACGAACGGCACAACGTCACCCTGGTGGCCTCCTCCGGCACTGCCTTCGGCCCGGCCGACGGGACGCTCATGCTCGGGCTCAACCTCGGGGAATGGTTCGAGCGGCACCGCTACCTCGACGACTGGTCGGTCGTGGCCGACAGCGCGGTCCACACGGCGAGGAGCGCGGGACAACGGCGCTTTGAGGCACGGGCTTTGGACCAGTCGGGCAACTGCCTGCGGCTGAGCCGCAGGTTCCCGGAGGCGATCGCCCGCCACCGTGAGGCGATCGCGATCTTCCAGGAGTTGGGGGACACGGGCGGCGAGGGCAACGCCCTGTCGAACCTCGGGGTCGCCCTGCGGCACGCGCACCGGTACGACGAGGCCATCGCCGTCCTCTCGGAGTCCGTCCGCCTGTGCCGGGACCGGGGTGACGGCCGGTTCCTCGGCATGGCCCTGGGCAACCTCGGCATCGCCCTGCGCCAGCTCGGCCGGTACGAGGCCGCCGTCGCCGTCCAGCGGGAGACGGTGGCGCTGTCACGGGCGCACGGGGACCGGCGGAGCGAGGCCCGGGGGTTGTGCAATCTCGCCAACTCCCTGGTCGCGACGGGCAGCTACGGAGAGGCCGAGGCATCGGCCGGCCACGCCGTCCTCCTCTTCGCAGAGCTGCGGGACGAGCACGGCAGGGCGGGCGCGCTGAGCGTGCTCGGCACGGTGCTGAACGCCGCGGGCCGCTTCGGTGAGGCCGTCGGGCCACTGCACGACGCCGCGGTGACCCTGGGCAGGAGGGAAGACGTCCACGGCAGGGCGCTCGCGCTGGTCAACCTCGGTAGCGCGCTGGTCAAGACGGACGAGGCGGAGTACGCCGTCAGTGTGCTCCGGGAGGCCACGGACATCCTGCGCGAGTGCGACGACCCCGCCCGGGAGGCGGAGGCGTGCAAGAGCCTCGGGCTGGCCCTGTGCATCACGGAACGCTCCGGCGCGGCCGTGGCCGTGTACCAGCGCGCCGTGGACCTCCGCCACGGGCTCGGCGACCGGTCCGGCGAGGGCGAAGCGTGGCTCGTCCTCGCCTCCTGCCTGGGCCTCGCGGGACGGCCGGAGGAGGCGGTCGCGGCCGCGGTCCGCGCCGTCGGCGTGCTCAGCGAGACCCGGGAACCGAGGCTGCTCGCGCCGGCGCTCACCGAACTCGGCACCGCGCTGCTCCGGGCGGGACGCCCGGCCGAGGCCCTCACCCCGCTGGACCAGGCCGAGCGCCTGGCCCGCGAGTCGGGGGACCGGGCCGAGGAAGCCATGGCGCTCTCGGCCCGGGGCGCGGCCCTGCGGAGCCTGGGCCGCCCCGAAGAAGCCGCGGCGGCCACCGCGCGAGCCGTCGAGATCCACCGGGGCTGA
- a CDS encoding thiopeptide-type bacteriocin biosynthesis protein: protein MTTTGTDSDAHSGGWHGHHLFLHSTAEDTDAFLLREAAPCLDGLVAAGEAARWFFIRYGEDGPHLRIRVRGLDAAGAARLSDHLAHAAKEVPAVAGPWPSAHGEVRTVPYVPETQRYGGARALPVAEEVFAASTEVTLEALRALDGAGGSARLAVAADLAHATAYALGMDPLAAARWLRGHAAGWRWVTEVPLLPGAPVHARVNSVYAAQRSTLVRRAAELRQRLADGSAAPWLNRWTERVREADAALRALGSPDAPDSREDAPAPYAWVWASQLHMLFNRLGVIPDEERAVCRLAARTLLETAETAEGSEAAPSYFPSSHTAPDVQYLERSKFQIGRGEDTALRPTAPLPRPAVRPAGPDIPLPTGPLPDVPLGAVLAGRASARGALGGPLDAETLGALLWHSLAESGRSAQLLADGSTRTLAHRPYPSAGALYTARVRLLVLGTDGVPAGTYDCVPESRTLRPVGPLPPLEEVKALSTYLSRPASDPDWIGIDAAPVVLGVYADVGLLRRRYGLRALRLALLETGHLTQTLLLTASALGLAGTPLGGFHDDLAQELLGLDDLDQPLQYLLPLGRRTGNPG, encoded by the coding sequence ATGACGACGACCGGCACCGATTCCGACGCCCACTCCGGTGGCTGGCACGGCCATCACCTGTTCCTGCACTCCACGGCCGAGGACACCGACGCGTTCCTGCTGCGGGAGGCGGCGCCCTGCCTCGACGGGCTGGTGGCGGCCGGGGAGGCGGCCCGGTGGTTCTTCATCCGGTACGGGGAGGACGGCCCCCACCTGCGGATCCGGGTCCGCGGCCTGGACGCGGCGGGCGCGGCGCGGCTGTCCGACCACCTCGCGCACGCCGCGAAGGAGGTCCCGGCGGTGGCGGGTCCCTGGCCGTCCGCGCACGGGGAGGTCCGTACCGTGCCCTATGTTCCCGAGACCCAACGCTACGGCGGGGCACGGGCGTTGCCGGTCGCCGAGGAGGTCTTCGCCGCCTCGACCGAGGTGACCCTCGAAGCGCTGCGGGCCCTGGACGGCGCGGGCGGCTCCGCGCGGCTGGCGGTCGCCGCCGACCTGGCGCACGCGACGGCGTACGCCCTCGGCATGGACCCCCTCGCGGCCGCGCGCTGGCTGCGCGGGCACGCGGCGGGCTGGCGGTGGGTGACGGAAGTGCCCCTGCTGCCGGGCGCGCCGGTCCACGCGCGGGTCAACTCGGTCTACGCGGCGCAGCGTTCGACACTGGTGCGGCGCGCCGCGGAGCTGCGGCAGCGGCTCGCCGACGGCTCCGCGGCGCCCTGGCTGAACCGCTGGACGGAGCGGGTCCGCGAGGCCGACGCGGCACTGCGCGCCCTCGGCTCGCCGGACGCGCCGGACTCGCGGGAGGACGCTCCGGCCCCGTACGCCTGGGTATGGGCCTCGCAGCTGCACATGCTCTTCAACCGGCTCGGGGTGATCCCCGACGAGGAACGGGCGGTGTGCAGGCTGGCGGCGCGGACCCTGCTGGAAACGGCGGAGACGGCGGAGGGCTCCGAAGCCGCGCCCTCGTACTTCCCGTCCTCGCACACCGCGCCCGACGTCCAGTACCTGGAGCGGAGCAAGTTCCAGATCGGCCGGGGCGAGGACACGGCGCTGCGGCCGACGGCGCCGCTGCCGCGCCCGGCCGTGCGGCCCGCCGGGCCCGACATCCCGCTGCCGACGGGCCCGTTGCCGGACGTACCGCTGGGCGCCGTCCTCGCGGGCCGGGCCTCGGCGCGCGGCGCGCTCGGCGGGCCGCTCGACGCGGAGACCCTCGGTGCCCTGCTGTGGCACTCCCTCGCCGAGAGCGGCCGCTCCGCCCAGCTCCTCGCGGACGGCTCGACCCGTACCCTCGCCCACCGCCCCTACCCGAGCGCGGGCGCCCTCTACACGGCCCGGGTGCGGCTGCTGGTGCTCGGTACGGACGGTGTCCCCGCGGGGACGTACGACTGCGTGCCCGAGTCCCGGACGCTGCGCCCCGTCGGGCCGCTGCCCCCACTGGAGGAGGTCAAGGCACTGTCGACGTACCTGTCCCGGCCGGCGAGCGACCCGGACTGGATCGGCATCGACGCCGCGCCCGTGGTGCTGGGCGTGTACGCGGACGTCGGCCTGCTGCGGCGCCGGTACGGGCTGCGCGCGCTGCGCCTGGCCCTGCTGGAGACCGGTCACCTGACCCAGACGCTGCTCCTCACGGCGTCGGCGCTGGGCCTGGCCGGGACCCCGCTCGGCGGCTTCCACGACGACCTGGCCCAGGAACTCCTCGGCCTGGACGACCTCGACCAGCCCCTGCAGTACCTGCTGCCGCTGGGGCGGCGCACGGGGAACCCCGGGTGA
- a CDS encoding lantibiotic dehydratase C-terminal domain-containing protein gives MRPPDADFPAADSPAADSPGTAARDVVTYYHHPVKAPLLREVLLPLAESAAADGLAAHVERHWLYGPHLRLRLEGPAARADAAAASAAARIRGWLRTHPSHGDLTDAQLLERAAEAGRAELVAPPYGPIVADNTVRVAPVDRTSLRGLLGDDGADLREALLRAGLDALRAGAGFLADHGDTPQARVQLAVTALAAHAGAHPGGLAGGHFSYVSHLEDFLFHEDPDGRLRDWFEQHGQRAGEAVTRLVGRIRDGGAQGWERAWTASAEGAWELVRGRYEAGADLHGDPDAYRARAAATGDASAARRWNPEERTGYSAFHHLLRRSDPGGTMWSRPDYLVYRTCTNALYRLLAICDVRPLERYLAAHLVIRSVPALTGCDWRTEMHAAVDAAEGRS, from the coding sequence GTGCGACCCCCCGACGCCGACTTCCCCGCCGCCGACTCACCCGCCGCCGACTCACCCGGCACCGCGGCCCGCGACGTGGTCACCTACTACCACCACCCCGTCAAGGCACCGCTGCTGCGCGAGGTGCTGCTGCCGCTCGCCGAGTCGGCCGCGGCGGACGGGCTGGCCGCCCATGTCGAGCGGCACTGGCTGTACGGGCCCCACCTGAGGCTGCGCCTGGAGGGCCCGGCCGCGCGGGCCGACGCCGCCGCCGCGTCCGCCGCCGCCCGGATCCGCGGCTGGCTCCGCACCCACCCCTCGCACGGCGACCTCACGGACGCGCAGTTGCTGGAGCGGGCCGCCGAGGCCGGACGCGCCGAACTCGTCGCCCCGCCCTACGGGCCGATCGTCGCCGACAACACCGTCCGGGTCGCGCCCGTCGACCGCACCTCGCTGCGCGGACTGCTCGGCGACGACGGCGCCGACCTGCGCGAGGCGCTCCTGCGCGCCGGTCTGGACGCGCTGCGTGCGGGCGCCGGATTCCTGGCCGACCACGGCGACACCCCGCAGGCCCGGGTCCAGCTCGCGGTGACCGCCCTGGCCGCGCATGCCGGCGCCCACCCCGGCGGGCTGGCGGGCGGCCACTTCTCGTACGTCTCCCACCTGGAGGACTTCCTCTTCCACGAGGATCCGGACGGGCGGCTCCGGGACTGGTTCGAGCAGCACGGCCAGCGCGCGGGCGAGGCCGTCACCCGCCTCGTCGGACGGATCCGCGACGGCGGCGCGCAGGGGTGGGAGCGGGCCTGGACCGCCTCGGCGGAAGGCGCCTGGGAGCTGGTGCGCGGGCGGTACGAGGCGGGCGCCGACCTGCACGGCGACCCGGACGCCTACCGGGCGCGCGCCGCGGCCACCGGGGACGCCTCGGCGGCGCGGCGCTGGAACCCCGAGGAGCGGACCGGCTACAGCGCCTTCCACCACCTGCTGCGGCGCTCCGACCCCGGGGGGACGATGTGGAGCCGCCCCGACTACCTGGTGTACCGCACCTGCACCAACGCCCTGTACCGGCTCCTGGCCATCTGCGACGTCCGCCCGCTGGAGCGGTACCTGGCCGCCCACCTGGTGATCCGCTCGGTGCCTGCCCTGACCGGCTGCGACTGGCGTACGGAGATGCACGCGGCCGTCGACGCGGCGGAGGGAAGGTCATGA
- a CDS encoding glycosyltransferase produces the protein MKPTICLCMIVKNESAVIERCLASVRDHIDTWVISDTGSDDGTQQLIRSALDGIPGELHEEPWVNFGHNRSLNIARARGRADYLLLLDADLVLREDAPLPPLVADSYLLRHEGATEYRIKRLVSGRLPWRYEGVTHEYITCDLSDNVVHLDALVIEDHGDGGSKHDKFERDARLLGAEMERDPSNGRTVFYLAQTMRDMGDRAEAIRLYERRAAMGGWPEEVYQSLLQVGVLHGDSADPADWPAAMDALNRAWESRPERLEASYELASRLRLLGRYQAAHAVVRACLDRPAPDDILFTQPWVYRWGLLFEYSITAYWVGEPAESVRACDRLLALPDLPDSYRRQTVLNRGFALERLAVPAR, from the coding sequence GTGAAGCCGACCATCTGCCTCTGCATGATCGTGAAGAACGAGTCCGCAGTCATCGAGCGCTGCCTGGCCTCGGTACGGGACCACATCGACACCTGGGTCATCTCCGACACCGGTTCGGACGACGGCACCCAGCAGCTGATCCGCAGTGCCCTCGACGGGATCCCCGGCGAGCTCCACGAGGAGCCCTGGGTGAACTTCGGGCACAACCGGAGCCTCAACATCGCCCGCGCCCGCGGCAGGGCCGACTACCTGCTCCTGCTCGACGCGGACCTGGTGCTGCGCGAGGACGCGCCGCTGCCGCCGCTCGTGGCGGACTCGTACCTGCTCCGGCACGAGGGCGCCACCGAGTACCGCATCAAACGCCTGGTCAGCGGCAGACTGCCGTGGCGGTACGAGGGGGTGACCCACGAGTACATCACCTGCGACCTCAGCGACAACGTGGTCCACCTCGACGCCCTGGTGATCGAGGACCACGGCGACGGCGGCTCCAAGCACGACAAGTTCGAACGGGACGCCCGGCTGCTGGGCGCCGAGATGGAACGGGACCCCTCCAACGGCCGGACCGTCTTCTACCTCGCCCAGACCATGCGGGACATGGGCGACCGCGCCGAGGCCATCCGCCTGTACGAGCGGCGCGCGGCCATGGGCGGCTGGCCGGAGGAGGTCTACCAGTCGCTCCTCCAGGTCGGCGTGCTGCACGGGGACAGCGCGGACCCGGCCGACTGGCCCGCCGCGATGGACGCGCTGAACCGTGCCTGGGAATCCCGGCCGGAGCGGCTGGAGGCGAGCTACGAACTGGCCTCGCGGCTGCGGCTGCTCGGCCGGTACCAGGCGGCCCACGCCGTCGTGCGGGCCTGCCTGGACCGGCCCGCGCCGGACGACATCCTGTTCACCCAGCCCTGGGTGTACCGGTGGGGCCTGCTCTTCGAGTACTCCATCACCGCGTACTGGGTGGGCGAGCCGGCGGAGTCGGTCCGGGCCTGCGACCGGCTCCTCGCCCTGCCCGACCTGCCGGACTCCTACCGGCGCCAGACCGTGCTCAACCGCGGATTCGCCCTGGAGCGTCTCGCGGTGCCGGCGAGGTGA
- a CDS encoding TOMM precursor leader peptide-binding protein, protein MNAVSAVSPATVTLPLGALPVPVLDAGSALALPSGPAVVLLTRWTLGLAEELSRRALGHPVTLVPVRFDGALAVVGPVLRPGAAACLCCAEYQRLATAGGRVPWRSPELALGGVPSPALSEALGTLAVGLLEHAHTHAPSTAPDSEPAVVYVVHQGRGTWSTHHVRPVGGCPVCRPLPPDSASGVAPLPSAPRPLPDPYVLRAPNSRTTSALLREALHDERFGPVRRLLRSEDSAFCLTSAFVSDGRPVDDGGYGRSLDFGDSERIALFEGIERLAGMRPTGKRTALRASFAELGPERAVDPERLGLPDPRHHGHPASPTVPYTPDLEMDWVHGWSLTRRRATAVPEHVAYWDVPGNTGPRVVYESSNGCGLGNSPEEALLYGLFEVAERDAFLMAWYAATPLRRITLPPRDRDTALLADRAALAGYRLVLLDATNDFGIPAVVAVCRYEGSHPDAPRMFLAAGAHHDPRAAIRSAVAEVVTNVVESGPRSHAEGGPRDPRRLRPMLERPELVTTLDDHVGLNTLPEAGPRLEFLYADTPCAAVEDAWPGAPAPVGDIGALLTATVERLARAGLEVIAVDQSEAGLRDRLGLHCVKAIVPGSLPMTFGHVNRRVRGLPRLLDVPYRLGRSDRPLRDEDLTVHPHPFP, encoded by the coding sequence GTGAACGCGGTGAGCGCGGTGAGCCCGGCCACGGTCACGCTCCCCTTGGGGGCGCTGCCGGTGCCGGTCCTCGACGCCGGATCCGCGCTGGCGCTGCCGTCCGGCCCGGCGGTGGTGCTGCTGACGCGCTGGACGCTCGGGCTCGCCGAGGAGCTGAGCCGCCGTGCGCTCGGGCATCCCGTGACGCTCGTCCCGGTGCGCTTCGACGGCGCCCTGGCCGTGGTGGGGCCGGTGCTCCGGCCGGGGGCGGCGGCCTGCCTGTGCTGCGCGGAGTACCAGCGGCTCGCCACGGCGGGCGGCCGGGTGCCGTGGCGCAGCCCGGAGCTGGCGCTGGGCGGCGTACCGTCTCCGGCCCTGTCGGAGGCCCTCGGTACCCTCGCGGTCGGCCTGCTGGAGCACGCCCACACCCACGCCCCCTCCACCGCACCGGACTCCGAACCGGCCGTCGTGTACGTCGTCCACCAGGGCCGCGGCACCTGGTCCACCCACCACGTGCGCCCGGTCGGCGGCTGCCCGGTGTGCCGTCCCCTGCCGCCGGACTCCGCGTCCGGTGTCGCCCCGCTGCCGTCGGCGCCGCGCCCGCTCCCCGACCCGTACGTCCTGCGGGCCCCCAACTCCCGTACCACGTCCGCCCTGTTGCGCGAGGCCCTGCACGACGAGCGGTTCGGCCCGGTGCGGCGGCTGCTGCGCTCCGAGGACTCGGCGTTCTGTCTCACCAGCGCGTTCGTGAGCGACGGGCGGCCCGTCGACGACGGCGGCTACGGCCGGTCCCTGGACTTCGGCGACAGCGAGCGGATCGCACTCTTCGAAGGCATCGAGCGGTTGGCGGGAATGCGCCCGACCGGCAAACGGACCGCACTGCGGGCCTCCTTCGCGGAACTCGGGCCCGAGCGGGCCGTGGACCCGGAACGGCTCGGCCTGCCCGACCCCCGCCACCACGGACACCCCGCGTCGCCGACCGTCCCCTACACCCCGGACCTGGAGATGGACTGGGTGCACGGCTGGTCGCTCACCCGGCGGCGCGCCACGGCCGTCCCCGAGCACGTCGCGTACTGGGACGTGCCGGGGAACACCGGACCGCGCGTGGTGTACGAGTCCTCCAACGGCTGCGGACTGGGCAACAGCCCCGAAGAGGCCCTGCTCTACGGCCTGTTCGAGGTGGCGGAGCGCGATGCCTTCCTGATGGCGTGGTACGCGGCGACGCCCCTGCGCCGCATCACGCTGCCACCGCGGGACCGGGACACCGCGCTGCTCGCGGACCGTGCCGCGCTGGCCGGCTACCGGCTCGTCCTGCTCGACGCCACGAACGACTTCGGTATCCCGGCCGTCGTGGCGGTGTGCCGCTACGAGGGGTCCCATCCCGACGCACCCCGGATGTTCCTCGCCGCGGGCGCGCACCACGATCCGCGCGCGGCGATCCGCTCCGCGGTGGCTGAGGTCGTCACCAACGTCGTGGAATCGGGCCCCCGTTCACACGCCGAGGGCGGCCCGCGCGACCCCCGTCGGCTGCGGCCGATGCTGGAACGGCCGGAGCTGGTGACGACCCTGGACGACCACGTCGGCCTCAACACCCTTCCCGAGGCGGGCCCGCGCCTGGAGTTCCTCTACGCCGACACTCCGTGCGCGGCGGTCGAGGACGCCTGGCCGGGTGCGCCCGCGCCGGTGGGGGACATCGGCGCCCTGCTCACCGCGACCGTGGAGCGGCTGGCGCGGGCCGGACTGGAGGTGATCGCCGTCGACCAGAGCGAGGCGGGGCTGCGCGACCGGCTCGGGCTGCACTGCGTGAAGGCCATCGTGCCGGGCTCGCTGCCGATGACCTTCGGGCACGTCAACCGGCGCGTCCGGGGCCTCCCCCGACTGCTGGACGTCCCGTACCGGCTGGGCCGCTCGGACCGGCCGCTGCGCGACGAGGACCTCACGGTCCACCCGCACCCCTTTCCCTGA